The sequence CGCCACCACGTCACGTCGTGCCCCTTCTCGAGCAGGTCGATGGCCGCCGCATGACAGCCGTGGCCGCCGCCCAGTACACATACCTTCATGTTCGTCTCCCGGTGATTGAGTGTTTCCGAGACTACGCGGCAGCACCCGCCGCGTCGCTTCAAAACGCGCAACGGCACGCCCGTTCGCGCAACGCAATCGCGACGATGCGCGCGCGCCGCTCGCGCCGCCCGCGCAAACCGCCGTGCCGACACATCCGACCCGAGGCCCTCGAATGGATATCGCCCTTTCCCGCCATGCACCGAACCGGCTCGGCACGCTGCATGCGCCCGACGAAGTCGAACGTGCGGTCGCGCACCGGCTCGGGCCGCACCGGATGGCCGCGCATGGCCGCGATCCGTTTCGCGCGGAGCTGTACGAGGTGCCGCTGCATCACGGCGCGCTGCTCGAACTCTGCTACGGCCGCGAAACGCGCATCGACTTCGGCGACGATGCCGATCACTTCCTGTTCCGGCTGACGCTGTCGGGCGCATGCGAGCTGCAGGCCGGCGCCGTCGTCGCGCGCGCCGGCCCCGGTGAGTTGACCGTGTCGTCACCCGCGCTCGCGAGCCGCCTGAGCACCAGCCCCGATTGCCGCAACCTCGTGCTGCGGCTCGAACGCGGTGCGCTCGAACGCAAGCTGCAGGACCTGCTGCACGCGACGCTCACGCGCCCGCTGCAATTCGAACTCGCGGCCGGCGGCGCCGGCGCGGGCGCCGCGCTCGTGCTGCCGACGTTCGAATACCTGTGCCGGCTCGGCGCGCAACCGGACATCGGCACGGCCGCGACGGCGTTCGGCGCAGACCTCACCGCGTGGCTGATGTCGCTGCTGCTCACGCACCTGCCGCATTCGTACAGCGACGCGCTGGCGCGCGGCACGCCACCACTGCCGGCGCACGTGCGCCGCGCGTGCGACCACGTCGACGCGCACCTCGGCGAGCCGCTCGCGCTCGCCGCGCTGGCGGCCGTCGCGGGCGTCGCGCCGCGCACGCTGCAGCATGCGTTCCGCGCGTTCCTGCACACCTCGCCGGCCGCGTATGTACGCGAGCGCCGGCTCGCCGCCGTGCACGTGGCGCTGCAACGCGGCGACGCGCGCAGCGTGACCGACGTGCTGATCGCGCACGGCATCCATGGCTTCGGCCATTTCGCGAAGGCGTATGCGCGGCGTTACGGCCACGCGCCTTCCGTCACCGCGAGGCAAACACGATGATGCATCCCGCAACCGGCCGCCCGGCGGCCCCGCCACGCGCCGAATCCGCGCCGCACGACGGCGACGCGCCCGACGGCCTGCGCGTGCAGGATCTCGATCTCAACTTGCTGAAGACGTTTCGCGCGGTCTACACGGAGCGGCATGTCGGCCGTGCGGCGCTGCGGCTCGGCGTCACGCAGCCGTCCGTCAGCTACGCGCTCGGCCGGCTGCGGCTGATGTTCCGCGACGCGCTGTTCGTGCGCACCGGCATCGGCGTCGAGCCGACGCCGCGCGCGCAGCGGCTCGCGGTGTCGGTCGACAAGGCGCTCGCGATCCTGCAGGACGTGCTCGACGAAGGCTCGCGCTTCGCGCCGGACAGCACGCAACGCGTGTTCCGCCTGCACATGAGCGATTTCGCGGCGAGTGCGTTCCTGCCGAAGCTGCTCGCCGAATTCGATCGCCGCGCGCCGGGCGCCGTGATCGAGACGCTGCATGTCGACGAATGCCAGCTCAACGTCGCGCTCGAATCGGGGCGCATCGATTTCGCGCTCGGTCATTTCGCCGACGCATCGAGCCACTTCCAGCGCACCGCGCTGCTGCACGAGCGCTGCGTGCTGTTGATGCCGCGCCGCACCGCGCAGCGCGTCGCCTTGCCCGACGATTTCGTGCTCGACGGCGCGGCGCCCGACGCGCTGCGCTTCGTCGCGGTCACGTCGCATCCGCAGTCGATGCAGTTGCTCGAACGGCACGGGCTGATGCCGCGCGTGCGCGCGGCGCTGCCCGATTTCATGGTGGTGCCCGCGCTGCTGCAGGACGGCGATTACGCGCTGATCCTGCCGGAGACGATCGCGATCACGTTCGCGGCGCGGCAGCCTTGCACGCTGTACGAAATCGCCGGCGCCGGCGAGTGGGCCGTCAACGCGTACTGGCACCGGCGCTTCGACGCGGACCCCGGCCATCGCTGGCTGCGCGCGCTGCTGCTCGAACTGTTCAATATCGGCCAGCAGGCGCCGTTCGACGCATGGCTCGCGCCGCAACCGCCCGCCTGCGCATAGCGGCGCGCGCAGGCACGGGCGGATCGGGCCGCCCGCGACGATCAGAACGACGTGAGGATGCCTGCGACGATCGAGCTCGCCGTTGCGCCCGGTTTGGCGACCGCGACGCCGCCGCCCGCCGCGCCGTTGACGACGAAGCGCGCATGCGCGCCGTTGCGCACCATCGCGGCGCCCGTGTACAGCACCGTGCGCTTCGACAGCGGATAGTCGAAGCGGATGCCGTACGAATCGGCGTTGCCCTCGCTATCGGCCACCTTCCGGTAATGGCCGACGCTCAGCAGCAGCGACGCGCGCCCGATCGGCACCGTCGCGCTCAGTTCCATGATGTCGCTGTGCGGATACGCGCTCTGGCTGTCGATCGCGGTCGCGACGTCGGGCCCGCCGCGATGGCGCAGGTACAGCGCGGCGACCTTCACGACGTTGAAGTCGTACGAAATCGCGCCGACCGTGTAGTTGCCGTTCGCGGCCGGGCTCGTGTCGCCGAGCGCGGACGCGGCCACCGGGCTGAACTTCTGCTGCATGTAGTCGACGTCGACCGACAGGCCGCCGTGCACGTAGTTGAGCCCCGCGCCGTACGTGTCGCCCAGCGTCGCAGGCTGCCCGGCCGCGCCGTTCGTGCCGCGCGCGGCCATCGCACGCAGCATGAAACCCGCGTAGCGCGGCGACGTGTAGCGCATCGAGTTGCGCACGCGCAGGAACGCCGGCCCGACGAAGTTGTTGGTCGCGTTGCCCCATGCAAGCCCCGCGCCGAGGCCGGGCAGGCTGTACGTGACGAGCGTGGTGTGCACGATCGTGTAGAGCTCGCCGAACTGCACGCCGCCGAACGGCCCCGTGATGCCGACCCACGCCTCGCGGCCGAACAGCGCGCTGCTGTTCGACAGCGCGCCGCTCGCCGCGTTGAAGCCGTCCTCGAGCTTGAAGATCGTCGCGTAGCCGCCGCCGAGATCCTCGACGCCCTTCAGCCCCCACTGCGACGCGAACAGGTTGCCGCTGCCCATGCGTGTCACGTGGTTCGGCCCGGCGTTCGCGTATTCGATCGCGGTGTCGACGCGGCCGTAGAGCGTCACGCTCGATTGCGCGGCAGCGGGCAGCGCCATGCAGGCGAGCAGCGCGGCAAGCGGTACGGCAAGCCGGTCGGCCCGCCCGTTCGGATGGTTCATCTTCGTCGTCCCGTAGAAATTCCGGCGCCTGTCGGCATCGCGCCGTCTGGTGTGAAACGCGTTCGCCGCAAAGGGCCAACGCTGCCGATGAAAAACGGGCCGAGTCTAGGAACGACAATTTCGGACGTCGACGCAACGCGCTCTATAACGCTTATAGATGCGCCGCATGATGCGCGCGCGCCCCGCCGCACGCGCGCTGCGCGGCGGCCGGCGCGCACGGCCCTGGTGTTTTCTTTATCCGGGTCGGTAAATGTCTGTGTGGCGCGGCTGTCACTCCGGCTATGGCGGCCGAATTTGGCCGACTACGCTGCGTCTCCGATCGTGCCATCCGCACGCTTTCGCGCCGCGACGGCGCCCGGCCCGCCAGGCCGATGCCGCGCTTCCCCACCGCCCGCTCCTGGAGAATCCGCATGTCCGCACCCACGGCCCGCGCTGCCGACGGCAAGCGCTATACGTATGAATGGTATGTCGTCGTCATCTGCATGCTCGCGTACGTCTTTTCGTTCGTCGACCGCCAGGTCCTCGTGCTGATGATCGAACCGATCAAGCGCGACCTGCAGCTGTCCGATACCCAGTTCAGCCTGCTGAACGGCTTCGCGTTCTCGCTGTTCTACGCGGTGATGGGGCTGCCCGTCGCGTATCTCGCCGACCGCTACGCGCGCCCTCGCATCATCTCGATCGGCATCGCGCTGTGGAGCGTCGCGACGGCCACGTGCGGGCTCAGCCAGCATTTCGTGCAGATGTTCATCGCGCGCATGGGCGTGGGCGTCGGCGAAGCCGCGCTGTCGCCCGGCGCGTATTCGATGCTCGCCGACTACTTTCCGAAGGAGAAGCTCGGGCGCGCGATCGCCGTGTATTCGCTCGGCTCGTTCATCGGCGGCGGCGTCGCGTTCCTGATCGGCGGCTACGTGATCGCGCTGCTCAAGCATGCGAGCGCGTTCACGCTGCCGGTCGTCGGGCAGGTGCATGCGTGGCAGGTCACGTTCCTGATCGTCGGGCTGCCGGGGCTGCTCGTTGCGCTGCTGTTCGCCGCGACCGTGCGCGACCCGCAGCGCAAGGGGCTCGCGCAGGACCGCTCGGGCGCCGTGCGGCGCGTGTCGATGCGCGATTCGCTGCGCTTCGTCGGCACGCACCGCGCGACCTTCGCGTGCCACTACCTCGGCTTCTCGTTCTACGCGATGACGCTGTACTGCCTGCTGAGCTGGACGCCCGCGTTCTACATCCGCCGCTTCGGGATGACGGCCGTCGAAGCCGGCTACACGCTCGGCATCGTGCTGCTGGTTGCCAACACGGCCGGCGTGTTCTGCGGCGGCTGGCTCAACGACTGGCTGCTGCGGCGCGGCCGAAGCGATGCGCCGATGCGCGCCGGCGCGATCGGCGCCGCGTGCATGGTGATCCCCGCGACGCTGTTCACGCAGCTCGACCACCTGCCGGCATCGCTCGCGATGCTCGTCGTCGCGATGTTCTTCGCGTCGTTCCCGATGCCGACGTCGACCGCCGCGATGCAGACGCTCGCGCCGAACCAGATGCGCGCGCAAATCTCCGCGCTGTTCCTGCTCGTGTCGAACCTGATCGCGCTCGGGATCGGCACGACCGTCGTCGCGCTGTTCACCGATCGCGTGTTCGGCGTGCCGGCGGCGGTCGGCCACTCGATGTCGATCGTCAACGTCGCGGCGGCCACGCTCGCTGCAGTGCTGCTCACCGCCGGGTGCCGGCACTATCGCCGCAGCCTCGATCGCGAACGCGGCCATGCGCCTGCAGCGGCGCCGCAGGCGGCCGATGCCGGCGACGCGATCGCCGCGCGCTGATCGCTGACCGCTGATCGCCGATCGCCGATCGCAGCCGGCGACGGGCGACGGGCGACGGGCGACGGGCGACGGGCGACGGGCGACGGGCGATTATCCATCCCACTGATTCCGGCATCGCTTTTTAATCGATTTGATTTATGCGATGCCCATCCCTATTCTCGATCGCATGACGGCGCGGTGCCTGCCGCGCCGCTTTCCTCCTACCCCACGGAATTTTCCATGCAAGCGAACCGCCACCAGGTCCGGATCGACGCGCTGATCGACGCGGCGCAGGACATCCGCTGTTTCCGGGTTTCGCGCGTCGACGGCCAGCCGTTCGACGCGTACGAACCGGGCGCCCATATCGACGTCACCGCGCCGTCGGGCGTCACGCGGCAATACTCGCTGTGCGGCAACCCCGACGAGCGCGGCAGCTATCTGTTCGCGGTGAAGAAGGAAGCGCAGTCGCGCGGCGGCTCGCGTTCGCTGCACGACGATGTGACGGTGGGCGCCGAGCTATCGATCGGCGCGCCGCGCAACCTGTTTCGTCTGACCGATAACGCGAGCGAGCACGTGCTGATCGCGGCCGGCATCGGCATCACGCCGCTGCTGTCGATGGCGTATGCGCTGCACCGGCGCGGCGCCCGCTACCAGTTGCATTACTTCGCGCGCAGCCGCGAACACGCGGCGTTCGTCGACGCACTGTCGGCCGAACCGTTCGCATCGCACGTGACGTTCCACTACGGCGTCGAGCCCGACGCGCTCGCGGCCGAACTCGGCCGCTGCGTCGAATTGGTCGATGCGCACGCCCATGTCTATACGTGCGGCCCGGCGCCGTTCATGGATGCGGTCGTCGCGGCAGCCGCGCTGCGCGTTCCCGACGATGCGATCCATCTCGAACGCTTCGCGGCGGAACCGGCCGTCGCCGATGCGAATGCCGATGCTGGCCCGGCCGACGGCTTCGAAGTGCGCCTGCAGCGCAGCGGGCAATCGGTACGCGTCACGCCGGACACGTCGATCGTCGACGCGCTCGCGCGCATCGGCATCGAAGTCGATACGTCATGCGGCGAAGGCGTCTGCGGCACCTGCATGGTGCCCGTCATCGACGGCGAGCCCGATCATCGCGACCACTGCCTCAGCAAGGCCGAACGCGCGAGCAACACGGTGATCTGCTGCTGCGTGTCGCGCGCGCGCTCGGCGGTGCTCGTTCTCGATCTCTGACGTGCGCGGGCCGCGCCGTCACGCGTCGTCGAAACGCTCGACGATCTCGGCCAGCAACGCGCGCATCCACGCGTTGCCCTCGTCCTCGTGGAAGTGCTCGTGCCAGTGCATCGTCACCGGCGCGGCCGGCAGCGTCACGGGCAGGCCGTAGAGCCGGAACGCGTTGTCGCGGTTCAGGATCTGCGCGAGCCGCTTCGGCAGCGTCGCGTACAGATCCGTGACCGACAGCACGCTCGGCAGCGCGACGAAGTGCGGCACTTCGAGCGCGATGTTGCGGCCCACGCCCTGCGCGCGCAACGCGTCGTCGAGCGCATGGTGGCTGTGCTCGACCGATTTCACGTTGACGTGCGCGGCGCGCACGAATTGTTCGAGATTCAGCGCGGCGCCGGTCGGCAACCCGCGGCGGCGGCCCGTCATGCACACGTAGGTTTCCTCGAACAGCACCTGGTGGCGCGTGCGCGGCATCAGTTCCGGCAGGTTGCCGATCGCGAAATCCAGCCGGCTCGCACGCAGCGCCTCCTCGATCTCCTCGACCGGCAGCGGCTGCACGCTCAGCATCACGCGCGGCGCGCGCTCGCGCAGCGCCTGGCAGATCGCCGGCAGGTACGCCATCTCGCCCGCGTCCGACAGCGACAGCCGGAACGTGCGCGTGCTGGTCGCCGGATCGAAGCGTTCCGCGTAGCGCAACGCCACGCGCACCATGTCGAGCGCCTTGCCGACGATGCTCGCGAGTTCGAGCGCCACCGGCGTCGGCTGCATGCCCGAGCGCGTGCGCACGAACAGCGGATCGTCGAACAACGTGCGCAGCCGGCCGAGCGAATAGCTGACGGCCGGCTGCGACAGCGCGAGCCGCTCACCGGCCTTCGTCAGGCTGCGTTCCTCGACGATCGCCTGGAATACGCGCAACAGGTTCAGATCGAGATGATCGACCGACGTCATGACCGCCTCCACTATTCGTCAAATTGATGCGTGAACGCATTCTAAATCAGTGAAGCGGATATTTTCGCGCACGACGCCGCGCCGGCGAACGACCGGCCGCGATGCGGCATGCGCGCGGGATGGCCGTCAGGCTTCCGGACGATGGAACATCTCGTGGATGACGCCGCGCAGCCAGGCGATGCCCGGGTCCGACGAGAACTGCATGTGCGTATGCATCTGGATCTCGATCGGCGGCAGCACGAACGGCAGCGGAAGAATCCGGAACGCGCGGCCGCGGTTGAAACGCTCGGCGACGCTGCGCGGGAAGATGATCGCCAGATCGGTGTGCTGCACGATTTCCGGCGCGACGATGAAATGCGGCAGTCGCAGCACGACGGTGCGCTCGACGTGCAGCTCGTCGAGCCACTTCTCGACCATCCGGTGGCCGGTCGCATTGCTGCTCGCGTAGATGTAGCGCAGCGCCGTCAGGTCCTCCTGCGTCGGCGTCCGCTTGCGCAGCGGATGCCCGGCCCGCACCATGCACACGTGCTCGTCCGAGAACAGCGTTTCGCTTACGCAGCCCGGGCCCGGATCGGGCACGTAGCCGAGCGCGAGATCGATCTCGCCGCTGCGCATCGCGGCGCCGACCGCGTCGACCGCCGCGCTCGCGATGTCGACGCGAATGCCCGGCGCGACTTCCGCGAGCCTCGCCAGCAGCGGCGGCAGGAAATAGAACTCCGACATGTCGGACATCGAGATGCGGAAGCTGCGGCTCGCGGTAGCCGGATCGAAATGCGCGACCTGCTGCACCGCGAGATCGATGATGCCGAATGCGCGAGTCAGCGGACCATGCAGCTGGCGCGCCGCATCGGTCGGCGCCATGCCGGCCGGCGTGCGCACGAACAGCGGATCGTCGAACAGATTGCGCAGGCGTCGCAACGCGTGACTGACGGCCGGCTGCGTGAGCCCGAGCCGCTCGCCGGCCGCGGTCAGGCTGCGCAGCTCCGAGATCGCGAGAAACACCCGCAGCAGGTTGAGGTCGGTGACGACCGGATGGGATTTGGTCATGGCGCTCGTGAGCCGCGGCGGATGTGCGTCGAAACGCCGGACAAGCGGCCGCGCGACGCGGCGCAGGCTACTCGGCCGATGTTATCTCAAAAACTTCGCTCGCCATCGGGAAATGCGGCGTGGCGCCCGTGAACGGCGGCAGCGCGTCGAAATCGCGGCGCATCAGCAGGCGGACCGGCGACGCCAGCGCGTGCTCCAGTGCACCGGCATCGTCGAACACGACCTTGTTGCGCTGCATCGCGTGCGCGCGCGGCACCGGCAGCGCCGTCCGGTAATCGACGCGCGTGTAGATCTCGATCGCGCGGATGCCCGGCAATTGCGCCATCAACGGCGGATGATGATCGAGATAGTGCGACAGCCACGCGTTCGGGTCCGCGGCCTCGCCGTCGTAGCTGACGAGGTAGGTGCAGCTCTGCGCGGCCGCGCGTTCGGCGGCCACCGGCATCCGGCGCACGGCCATCGCCTGCTGGACGACGCGCCGCCCCGCCGCCTGCCATCGCGCGACGCATGCGTGTGCGGCGCCCGTCGGCGCGAGCATCGCTTCGAGCGTGCCGAGATCGGCGAAATAGCATTGCAGCACGCACGCGGGCGACGCCGGCCGCGCAACGGGGTCGGCGCGGTCGGCGGCCAGCGCGACGGGCCGATGCACGACCAGCTGCGTCAGCCCGGGCACCGCGCGCAGCGCCGCCACCGCATCGTCGGTGCCGGGCGGCGGCGCGCCGGCGTCGCCGCCATGATCGACGACCAGGAACAGGCAGACTTCCATGCGTCACCCCGCCTGCGCGGCAAGCGGATGCGCGAGCCGGTGGAACGCGCGGCCGAAATAGATCAGCCCGTCGGCCGCCGAATGCAGCGCGATATGGTCGATCTCGACGAACATCACCGAATGGGAGCCGACCGACTTGCTGTCGATGATGCGCCCTTCGAGGCTGACGTTCGCGTCCGCCAGCACCGGGACGCCGGTTTTCCCGTCCAGCCAGCGCGTGTCGTCGAAGCGCGCGTCGCCCGGCGCCGGCGTCATCCCGGCGAACGCCCTCGCGACCTCCTGGCACGCGGAAGGCAACAGGTTGATCGCGACGCGCCCGTTGCCGCGCATGATGTCGTGCGCGCGGCTGCCGCGATTGACGCACACCAGCATCGTCGGCGGCGTGTCGGTCACGGAACAGACCGCGCTCGCCGTGATACCCCAGCGGCCATGCGCGCCGTCCGTGGTAATGACGTTGACGCCTGCCGGCAGGCGGGACATCGCCTCGCGAAAATCCTGGCGGACGTCGTTCTGGATCAGCGCATCGTTCATTGAAAGCTCCTGCTGCGTAAAACCGCTGTGACCGCCGGTCACGGGTACGGCGTGACGGGCGCGATGCCGGCGAACACGGCGCCGGAACCGTCGTAGGTCGCCTCGCCGAGAAACGCGTGCTGCGTGACCACGATCGAATCGCGCACCAGTTGCTGCAGGCGGTTCTCCCGATAGATCGCGGCCGTGCCGGCCAGCTGGTACGCCTGCATCACGACCTTCGCGCACACCTGCGCGGCATGCGTCGCGCTCAGCCGTAACAGGTTGGCTTGCTGCGGCGACACCGGCCGCCCGGCGGCCAGCGACGCCCACGCCGCTTCCGCCGTCTCGTAGAAAAATGCCCGTGCGCTGCGCCAGTCCGCTTCGGCCTTCGCGAGGCCCTCGCGGTAGTACGCACGATCGGCGAGGCGCGGTGCGCCCGTCGTCGTCTTCGTCGCGCCGGACATCGCCGTGAGCAGGTCGAGCGCGGCCCGAGCGATGCCGACGTTCACGGCCGCATGCACCTGCGCCTGGTACGCAACCGCCGGATAGCGGTACAACGGCTCGTCGACGGTCGGCTCGCCGCCGCGAACGAACGTCCATGCTTCGGCAACGAATGCGTCATCCAGCGCGAGGTCATGGCTGCCGGTGCCCTGCATGCCGACCACGCGCCAGTTCTCGACGATCTCGACTTCGCCGGCGGGAAACACGGCCGTGAACGGCTTGCCCGGCGCCCCGCCATCGCCCGGCGCGCCGCCGATGCCGACGCCGATCCAGTCCGCGCCCTTACAGCCGCTCGCGAAGCGCCAGCGCCCCGTCACGCGGTAGCCACCCGGCACGCGCTGGGCCGGCTGCAGCGGGTAAAGCCCGCCCGCGAACACCTGGTCGGGGCCGTCCGCATAGATCGTGCGCTGCGTGTCGAGCGGCAGCGCGGCGAGGTAGGTATTGGCCGAGCCGAACGCCGCGACCCATGCGGCGGACCCGTCGGCGGTCGCGATCCGTTCGAGCATCGCGAGGAACACGTGCGGCGGCAGCGCGTCGCCGCCGAACCGGCCCGGCGTGCCGGCGCGAAAGATGCCGGCGCGCTTCATCATCGCGATCACGTCGCGCGGCACGTGCGACAGCCGGTCGAATTCGTCGCGCCTGCGTTCGACCTCGGCGATCACTGCGTCGAGAGACAGCGGCGACCGGTCGGCCGGATGCGGCGGAATAGGCGCGTCGGGCACGACGGCGCGAATCACGGAATTGGCTTGCATGGTGAC comes from Burkholderia pyrrocinia and encodes:
- a CDS encoding flavin reductase gives rise to the protein MNDALIQNDVRQDFREAMSRLPAGVNVITTDGAHGRWGITASAVCSVTDTPPTMLVCVNRGSRAHDIMRGNGRVAINLLPSACQEVARAFAGMTPAPGDARFDDTRWLDGKTGVPVLADANVSLEGRIIDSKSVGSHSVMFVEIDHIALHSAADGLIYFGRAFHRLAHPLAAQAG
- a CDS encoding porin — encoded protein: MNHPNGRADRLAVPLAALLACMALPAAAQSSVTLYGRVDTAIEYANAGPNHVTRMGSGNLFASQWGLKGVEDLGGGYATIFKLEDGFNAASGALSNSSALFGREAWVGITGPFGGVQFGELYTIVHTTLVTYSLPGLGAGLAWGNATNNFVGPAFLRVRNSMRYTSPRYAGFMLRAMAARGTNGAAGQPATLGDTYGAGLNYVHGGLSVDVDYMQQKFSPVAASALGDTSPAANGNYTVGAISYDFNVVKVAALYLRHRGGPDVATAIDSQSAYPHSDIMELSATVPIGRASLLLSVGHYRKVADSEGNADSYGIRFDYPLSKRTVLYTGAAMVRNGAHARFVVNGAAGGGVAVAKPGATASSIVAGILTSF
- a CDS encoding LysR family transcriptional regulator; protein product: MMHPATGRPAAPPRAESAPHDGDAPDGLRVQDLDLNLLKTFRAVYTERHVGRAALRLGVTQPSVSYALGRLRLMFRDALFVRTGIGVEPTPRAQRLAVSVDKALAILQDVLDEGSRFAPDSTQRVFRLHMSDFAASAFLPKLLAEFDRRAPGAVIETLHVDECQLNVALESGRIDFALGHFADASSHFQRTALLHERCVLLMPRRTAQRVALPDDFVLDGAAPDALRFVAVTSHPQSMQLLERHGLMPRVRAALPDFMVVPALLQDGDYALILPETIAITFAARQPCTLYEIAGAGEWAVNAYWHRRFDADPGHRWLRALLLELFNIGQQAPFDAWLAPQPPACA
- a CDS encoding ethyl tert-butyl ether degradation protein EthD, translated to MEVCLFLVVDHGGDAGAPPPGTDDAVAALRAVPGLTQLVVHRPVALAADRADPVARPASPACVLQCYFADLGTLEAMLAPTGAAHACVARWQAAGRRVVQQAMAVRRMPVAAERAAAQSCTYLVSYDGEAADPNAWLSHYLDHHPPLMAQLPGIRAIEIYTRVDYRTALPVPRAHAMQRNKVVFDDAGALEHALASPVRLLMRRDFDALPPFTGATPHFPMASEVFEITSAE
- a CDS encoding spinster family MFS transporter is translated as MSAPTARAADGKRYTYEWYVVVICMLAYVFSFVDRQVLVLMIEPIKRDLQLSDTQFSLLNGFAFSLFYAVMGLPVAYLADRYARPRIISIGIALWSVATATCGLSQHFVQMFIARMGVGVGEAALSPGAYSMLADYFPKEKLGRAIAVYSLGSFIGGGVAFLIGGYVIALLKHASAFTLPVVGQVHAWQVTFLIVGLPGLLVALLFAATVRDPQRKGLAQDRSGAVRRVSMRDSLRFVGTHRATFACHYLGFSFYAMTLYCLLSWTPAFYIRRFGMTAVEAGYTLGIVLLVANTAGVFCGGWLNDWLLRRGRSDAPMRAGAIGAACMVIPATLFTQLDHLPASLAMLVVAMFFASFPMPTSTAAMQTLAPNQMRAQISALFLLVSNLIALGIGTTVVALFTDRVFGVPAAVGHSMSIVNVAAATLAAVLLTAGCRHYRRSLDRERGHAPAAAPQAADAGDAIAAR
- a CDS encoding LysR family transcriptional regulator codes for the protein MTKSHPVVTDLNLLRVFLAISELRSLTAAGERLGLTQPAVSHALRRLRNLFDDPLFVRTPAGMAPTDAARQLHGPLTRAFGIIDLAVQQVAHFDPATASRSFRISMSDMSEFYFLPPLLARLAEVAPGIRVDIASAAVDAVGAAMRSGEIDLALGYVPDPGPGCVSETLFSDEHVCMVRAGHPLRKRTPTQEDLTALRYIYASSNATGHRMVEKWLDELHVERTVVLRLPHFIVAPEIVQHTDLAIIFPRSVAERFNRGRAFRILPLPFVLPPIEIQMHTHMQFSSDPGIAWLRGVIHEMFHRPEA
- a CDS encoding AraC family transcriptional regulator; translated protein: MDIALSRHAPNRLGTLHAPDEVERAVAHRLGPHRMAAHGRDPFRAELYEVPLHHGALLELCYGRETRIDFGDDADHFLFRLTLSGACELQAGAVVARAGPGELTVSSPALASRLSTSPDCRNLVLRLERGALERKLQDLLHATLTRPLQFELAAGGAGAGAALVLPTFEYLCRLGAQPDIGTAATAFGADLTAWLMSLLLTHLPHSYSDALARGTPPLPAHVRRACDHVDAHLGEPLALAALAAVAGVAPRTLQHAFRAFLHTSPAAYVRERRLAAVHVALQRGDARSVTDVLIAHGIHGFGHFAKAYARRYGHAPSVTARQTR
- a CDS encoding acyl-CoA dehydrogenase family protein, which codes for MQANSVIRAVVPDAPIPPHPADRSPLSLDAVIAEVERRRDEFDRLSHVPRDVIAMMKRAGIFRAGTPGRFGGDALPPHVFLAMLERIATADGSAAWVAAFGSANTYLAALPLDTQRTIYADGPDQVFAGGLYPLQPAQRVPGGYRVTGRWRFASGCKGADWIGVGIGGAPGDGGAPGKPFTAVFPAGEVEIVENWRVVGMQGTGSHDLALDDAFVAEAWTFVRGGEPTVDEPLYRYPAVAYQAQVHAAVNVGIARAALDLLTAMSGATKTTTGAPRLADRAYYREGLAKAEADWRSARAFFYETAEAAWASLAAGRPVSPQQANLLRLSATHAAQVCAKVVMQAYQLAGTAAIYRENRLQQLVRDSIVVTQHAFLGEATYDGSGAVFAGIAPVTPYP
- a CDS encoding LysR family transcriptional regulator, whose protein sequence is MTSVDHLDLNLLRVFQAIVEERSLTKAGERLALSQPAVSYSLGRLRTLFDDPLFVRTRSGMQPTPVALELASIVGKALDMVRVALRYAERFDPATSTRTFRLSLSDAGEMAYLPAICQALRERAPRVMLSVQPLPVEEIEEALRASRLDFAIGNLPELMPRTRHQVLFEETYVCMTGRRRGLPTGAALNLEQFVRAAHVNVKSVEHSHHALDDALRAQGVGRNIALEVPHFVALPSVLSVTDLYATLPKRLAQILNRDNAFRLYGLPVTLPAAPVTMHWHEHFHEDEGNAWMRALLAEIVERFDDA
- a CDS encoding PDR/VanB family oxidoreductase: MQANRHQVRIDALIDAAQDIRCFRVSRVDGQPFDAYEPGAHIDVTAPSGVTRQYSLCGNPDERGSYLFAVKKEAQSRGGSRSLHDDVTVGAELSIGAPRNLFRLTDNASEHVLIAAGIGITPLLSMAYALHRRGARYQLHYFARSREHAAFVDALSAEPFASHVTFHYGVEPDALAAELGRCVELVDAHAHVYTCGPAPFMDAVVAAAALRVPDDAIHLERFAAEPAVADANADAGPADGFEVRLQRSGQSVRVTPDTSIVDALARIGIEVDTSCGEGVCGTCMVPVIDGEPDHRDHCLSKAERASNTVICCCVSRARSAVLVLDL